From a region of the Zingiber officinale cultivar Zhangliang chromosome 10B, Zo_v1.1, whole genome shotgun sequence genome:
- the LOC122028566 gene encoding chitin-inducible gibberellin-responsive protein 1-like — protein MRNALQKIETALMEHDAVEPTPSSSHELNDSKQPLLAKQRSSTWSHETQLESPESKQPLLAKQRSRTWSHDTQLESPGSKQPLLAKQRSSTWSRETQLESPQSKEPLLAKQRSRTWSRETQLESPAVVQSLSGKQVSLSHEVRPEKKLREMNPLGGNVKQLLLQCAEAVSENKSEEFKLFAEEVRNAVSITGEPIQRLGAYMLEGLVAKQESSGTNIYRGKYRELDSNKLLSYTHILYDICPYFKFGYMAANGAIAEALKNEDMIHIIDFQIAQGTQWVTLIQAFAARPGGPPHLRITGINDPSADHARGDNPNLVENLFSDMSKKFNIPLQFRSLTVHGPEVTREMLDIRTGEALAVNFTLQLHHTPDESVDVNNPRDGLLRMIKGLSPKVTTLVEQESNTNTTPFLTRFSETLDYYSAMFESIDATLARDRRERISVEQHCLAKDIVNIIACEGKERVERHELLGKWRSRLTMAGFKPYPLSSYVNSVIKTLLGHYSDKYTVLEKDGALLLGWKNRNLISASAWH, from the coding sequence ATGAGGAATGCACTACAAAAGATTGAGACTGCTTTGATGGAACATGATGCTGTTGAACCAACTCCTAGCTCTAGTCATGAGTTGAATGACAGCAAACAGCCCTTGCTTGCAAAACAGCGGTCGAGCACGTGGAGCCATGAAACCCAACTGGAATCTCCTGAAAGCAAACAACCCTTGCTTGCAAAGCAGCGGTCGAGGACATGGAGCCATGACACCCAACTGGAGTCTCCTGGAAGCAAACAGCCCTTGCTTGCAAAGCAGCGGTCGAGCACATGGAGCCGTGAAACCCAACTGGAGTCTCCTCAAAGCAAGGAACCCTTGCTTGCAAAGCAGCGATCGAGGACATGGAGCCGTGAAACCCAACTGGAGTCTCCTGCTGTAGTCCAGTCTCTCTCTGGCAAACAGGTGAGTCTAAGCCATGAAGTCCGTCCGGAGAAAAAACTTCGAGAAATGAACCCTCTAGGTGGTAATGTGAAACAGCTTTTGCTTCAATGTGCTGAAGCTGTATCAGAGAATAAATCAGAGGAATTCAAGTTATTTGCTGAAGAAGTCCGCAATGCTGTTTCCATCACCGGAGAGCCTATTCAGCGTCTTGGTGCTTATATGCTAGAAGGACTTGTGGCAAAACAGGAGTCTTCAGGTACCAACATCTACCGTGGTAAGTACCGTGAGCTGGACAGCAACAAGCTTCTTTCATACACACACATCTTGTATGATATCTGCCCTTACTTCAAGTTTGGATATATGGCCGCAAATGGTGCAATTGCTGAAGCTCTAAAGAATGAAGACATGATCCATATAATAGACTTTCAGATTGCTCAAGGAACCCAATGGGTTACACTAATACAGGCTTTCGCAGCAAGACCTGGGGGGCCACCACACTTGCGAATCACAGGGATCAATGATCCATCAGCAGACCATGCGCGAGGAGACAATCCGAATCTAGTTGAGAATTTGTTTTCTGACATGTCCAAGAAGTTCAACATTCCCCTGCAGTTCCGCAGCCTAACTGTGCACGGACCCGAGGTCACAAGAGAAATGTTGGACATCAGAACTGGGGAAGCGCTCGCTGTGAACTTCACTCTTCAGCTACACCACACCCCGGATGAGAGTGTCGATGTGAACAACCCTCGTGACGGCCTGCTCAGAATGATAAAGGGATTGTCACCCAAAGTAACTACTCTGGTCGAGCAAGAGTCAAACACCAACACAACACCTTTCCTGACAAGATTCTCAGAGACATTGGATTATTACTCCGCGATGTTTGAATCTATCGACGCAACTTTAGCAAGGGATAGGAGGGAGCGGATAAGCGTGGAACAGCACTGCCTGGCGAAGGACATAGTTAACATCATCGCCTGTGAAGGCAAGGAGCGAGTGGAGAGGCATGAGCTGCTTGGGAAGTGGAGATCCAGACTCACCATGGCAGGTTTCAAGCCCTATCCACTGAGCTCCTATGTGAACTCCGTGATAAAGACTCTGTTGGGTCACTACTCTGATAAATATACAGTGTTGGAGAAGGATGGCGCATTACTTCTCGGATGGAAGAACAGGAACCTGATCTCAGCGTCAGCGTGGCACTGA
- the LOC122028568 gene encoding uncharacterized protein LOC122028568 produces the protein MKLLEFPCCRRTCPPEEEEKLTPAAKRASLDKRRRRERRGLASLWRPSLMAISENVTSAATAKGAGGWKGKGKAKAKTKVKPVAFRAADCEDHRPREVVPAFAPTAFLF, from the exons ATGAAGTTACTAGAATTTCCTTGCTGCCGTCGTACTTGCCCtccggaggaggaggagaagctaACGCCGGCGGCGAAGAGGGCCTCGCTCGACAAGCGACGTCGGAGGGAGCGTCGCGGATTGGCATCGCTTTGGCGACCGTCGCTGATGGCGATATCGGAGAACGTGACCTCGGCGGCGACGGCCAAAGGCGCCGGAGGatggaaggggaaggggaaggcgAAGGCGAAGACGAAGGTGAAACCGGTGGCGTTTCGCGCCGCCGATTGCGAAGATCACCG GCCCCGTGAAGTTGTGCCAGCCTTCGCGCCGACGGCCTTCTTATTCTAA
- the LOC122030476 gene encoding uncharacterized protein LOC122030476 — protein MDKKDVQGSSCLRVSSTSLISDATSSVPLSSLASHYKRPQASTMLFALILQVKHGLILGAAGLMVQLLVSALIVANLLSTVAMGRPFQEAVGVQEKLALVAADSPISSFSAMEGKMDRASAPGDLRHHDHHRRLDNSIAGAEVILGALAATVIVAVICYIRVTRKRIEDEKV, from the coding sequence ATGGACAAAAAAGATGTTCAGGGATCGTCATGTCTCAGAGTTTCCTCAACATCGTTAATTTCTGATGCAACTTCGAGTGTTCCCTTGTCTTCATTGGCTTCACATTATAAAAGGCCACAAGCATCCACCATGCTTTTCGCACTGATACTCCAAGTTAAACACGGACTGATCCTTGGAGCTGCAGGCCTCATGGTGCAATTGCTCGTCTCGGCGTTGATCGTTGCCAATCTTCTTTCGACGGTGGCCATGGGAAGGCCTTTCCAGGAGGCCGTGGGGGTGCAGGAGAAGCTGGCATTAGTAGCTGCAGACTCGCCCATTTCGAGTTTCTCTGCGATGGAAGGCAAGATGGATCGAGCGAGTGCCCCAGGGGATTTGAGGCATCATGACCACCACCGCCGGTTGGATAACTCGATCGCCGGAGCAGAGGTGATACTGGGGGCGCTGGCTGCCACAGTGATCGTCGCTGTGATCTGCTACATTCGGGTCACAAGGAAAAGAATTGAAGATGAGAAAGTTTGA
- the LOC122029485 gene encoding transcription factor bHLH112-like, whose protein sequence is MAEEFLSIQGGSWWSTATDLGEAKPYHDQPLDHESTGSACGSSITFQEFTPNSFMDSTMTTRFISQLPSSSISWTQALLTSSGKPVDFMAMLQDQDPAMVGATNRNLLLEQYNFGHGDETCSSSLAMMQSLVRNEQQQDPSPALVNQELINDQLHLTCNTTPTALWNLNASNDIKSIKTVNKKSCSSSTNKTGGEKRQRLMERASPLPSFKVRKEKLGDRITALQQLVSPFGKTDTASVLQEAIDYIKCLHDQVGALSSPYLKDGFSFKQRQRMYEQLKKYTDEEKRLDLGSRGLCLVPITGSYPATASDTSADFWHPGSVLFGGSFRCSKSKLAEE, encoded by the exons ATGGCAGAAGAATTCTTAAGCATTCAAGGAGGAAGCTGGTGGAGCACCGCAACCGATTTGGGCGAAGCTAAACCTTATCATGATCAGCCCCTTGATCATGAGTCCACAGGGTCGGCTTGTGGCAGCTCAATCACTTTTCAAGAATTCACTCCTAATTCCTTCATGGATTCCACCATGACAACTAGGTTCATCAGCCAACTTCCTTCTTCCTCCATCTCTTGGACTCAAGCTTTACT GACTAGTTCCGGAAAACCTGTGGATTTCATGGCCATGCTACAGGATCAAGATCCTGCCATGGTTGGTGCCACGAACCGTAATCTTTTGCTCGAGCAATATAACTTTGGCCATGGTGATGAAACCTGCTCGAGCTCACTAGCCATGATGCAAAGCCTAGTGAGGAATGAGCAGCAGCAGGATCCTTCGCCCGCACTGGTAAACCAAGAGCTCATCAATGACCAGTTGCATCTCACCTGCAACACCACTCCGACTGCACTGTGGAATCTTAACGCTAGTAACGATATCAAGTCAATCAAAACAGTTAATAAG AAGAGTTGTTCTTCATCGACCAACAAAACTGGAGGCGAGAAAAGGCAAAGATTAATGGAAAGAGCTTCTCCATTGCCAAGCTTTAAG gTGAGGAAGGAGAAATTAGGGGACAGAATCACTGCTCTTCAGCAGCTAGTTTCGCCTTTTGGAAAG ACCGATACTGCATCAGTTCTTCAAGAAGCCATTGACTACATCAAGTGCCTTCATGACCAAGTTGGT GCTCTCAGCAGTCCCTACTTGAAGGATGGGTTTTCCTTCAAACAAAGACAG AGGATGTATGAGCAGCTGAAGAAGTATACTGATGAGGAGAAGCGATTGGACCTGGGAAGCAGGGGACTATGCCTGGTTCCGATCACCGGCAGCTATCCGGCGACTGCAAGTGATACATCCGCTGACTTCTGGCATCCTGGTTCAGTTCTATTTGGAGGAAGCTTCAGATGTAGCAAGAGCAAGCTGGCTGAAGAGTAG
- the LOC122029486 gene encoding universal stress protein PHOS34-like: protein MNPQQTPPHYDPQEAAAAAAQEATHPSSPRFFLSSDASSNPSAGSHRRIAIAVDLSDESAYAVKWAVQNYLRPGDIVILLHVRSTSVLYGADWGAVDLSVPEETGSEESQRKLEDDFDAFTTTKAQDLAQPLVEAQIPFKIHIVKDHDMKERLCLEVERLNLSAVIMGSRGFGASRKTSKGRLGSVSDYCVHHCVCPVVVVRYPEEGGATDGGGPIAPGESTEKDDELHPVPEEDEYHDATV from the coding sequence ATGAACCCCCAGCAGACTCCGCCCCACTACGATCCGCAGGAGGCGGCGGCTGCGGCCGCGCAGGAGGCGACCCACCCATCCTCTCCCAGATTCTTCCTCTCTTCCGATGCGTCATCGAATCCCTCCGCTGGCTCCCACCGCCGGATAGCAATCGCTGTAGACCTCAGCGACGAGAGCGCCTACGCCGTCAAGTGGGCCGTGCAGAACTACCTCCGCCCCGGCGACATCGTCATCCTCCTCCACGTACGGTCTACTTCTGTCCTCTACGGTGCTGATTGGGGCGCCGTCGACCTCTCTGTTCCGGAAGAGACTGGCTCTGAGGAATCGCAGCGGAAGTTGGAGGACGACTTCGACGCCTTCACCACCACCAAGGCACAGGACCTCGCGCAGCCGCTCGTGGAGGCTCAGATTCCGTTCAAGATCCACATCGTGAAGGACCACGACATGAAGGAGCGTCTTTGCCTCGAGGTGGAGCGCCTCAACCTTAGCGCCGTGATCATGGGCAGCAGAGGCTTCGGGGCCTCGAGGAAGACCAGCAAGGGGAGGCTCGGTAGCGTCAGCGACTACTGCGTCCACCACTGCGTTTGCCCCGTTGTGGTGGTGCGCTATCCTGAAGAGGGGGGCGCAACCGACGGCGGCGGTCCGATAGCTCCAGGGGAGTCGACGGAGAAGGACGATGAGCTGCATCCTGTCCCAGAAGAAGATGAATACCATGATGCCACCGTTTAA